One Danio rerio strain Tuebingen ecotype United States chromosome 7, GRCz12tu, whole genome shotgun sequence genomic window, ATTCATGGTTATTAGGTatattttgtgtatataaatatatgcatatatgacTATATTGCATAGAACGCttgtttatatgtaaatatttataaaatacaatttttataaaTAGACATAAATTGTAAATAGTTATATTTATGTACAATATCTATGTGTATTTATACTTGTAGCACATACACAGTACATACACATATaaacagttggagtcagaatttcTAGCGTTCCCAATTATTAGCCCTtgtatatttttcccaatttctgtttgacggaaagatttttttccaacatatttctaaacctattagttttaataactcattttttaataatttgccaTAATGGCGGtatataatatttaactagatatttttcaagatactagtattcagcttaaagtgcaatttaaaggttttactaggttaattaggttgccTGGATCAGTCAGGGTTATTAGGCATGTCATtgtatactcactggccactttattagttacaccttaCTACTACCAGATTGGacccccattttgccttcagaacggccttaatcctttgtggcataaattcaacaagatttctcagaaattttggtccatattgacatgatagcatcacacagttgctgcagatttgttggcagcgcatccatgatgcaaatctcccgttccaccacatcccaaagtttgagttctggtgactgtggaggccatttttcAAAGAGTCTGAACCATTGAGACAAGACCGGATGGATCCATGCTATCATgtttttgatgccaaattctgaccccaccatctgaataccgcagcagaaatcgagactcatcagaccaggtaacGTTTTTTCAATAGATCAGCGTTACTTCCTagtagaccagcccgtctggcaccaacaaccatgctgagttcaaagtcacttaaagctttcttcctcattctgatgctcagtttgaactgcagcagattgtcttgactacGTCTACATGCCTATATGCAtatagttgctgccatgtgattggctgactagaaatTTGCTTAACGAGCAgttagtcaggtgtacctaataaagtggccagtgagtgtataacagTGGCGTGGTCTGtagacaattacatttttttttttggcttaagaTGGCTAGTAATATTGAccatagttttagtttagtttgtcaATAGTTttcaagaaattaaaaactgctttatgctagccaaaataaaacaaataagactttctccagaagaaaaaatattatcagacataatgtgaaaaattcctttctcctccagacttcaactgtatatattatgtaaatacaaacttttatcttggattGCGATTAatcttttgacagcactaatattttCACATTCAATATGCccatgtgtgtttgtctgtcctAGATATATGTGAAAGGGAATGCAAATCCATTCTCACATGTTATCTGAGATGCAGCTGTCTGTGAGTGTGCACAGAAAACTGCATGCTAATACCAAAACAACACCTCTGTTGCATCTTCTTCGTCGTGGTGTTTCATTCATATGAATCACTGACCAACTGTGATTCGTTAAaccactataaaaataaaaatggcaagtGGGAGTAACTGTTACACGCCTCTACTAATATCCACATGCATTTTGCTGGCTGGCCAGTGTTAAATATCCAAGTGgcatttgttcattgtttgttgtaGAGTTTGATTCTGGGTATAGCCAAAGACCTGCTGTCGGCTGAGCAGAAGCAAACAGAGGTGGACAGAGTTAATTACATGGAGGAGaaatgtccacctctctctctgccAGGCTCAGTGCAGGAATTACAGGTACGCATGTACAGTATGAAGCCTTTCAACATTTCAGTATTTATAAGTATATAACTCAGTTGTTAAAATTCTCTTCACTCTGCTCAGGAACTGTGCAAAGAGCTTCATCAGAAGATTGATGTGGTGGATGAGGAAAGATACGACATGTCTCTCAAAGTGGCCAAGAGTGACAAAGAGGTTTTTGTTTTTCTCATTCCTCCGTCCTTATCCATCTCACTCCTCTACTTTGGCTTGAATTTACAGCACATCACACTCTGTATTCTTGTAGATTGAGGATCTGAAGATTAAGGTTCAGGATCTGATTGGTAAATTCAAGAAGCCCGCTCTGAAGAAAGTGCGTATGTCTGCTGATTCCATGCTGCAGGCTCTGCTGGGCTCCAAACACAAAGTGTCCCTGGATTTGAGAGCCAATCTTAaacaagtcaagaaagaggtcaaGGAGGAGGTGAGGGCACATTATAATTCCTCGAGTAAATCGGTCAAATACCAATTTGCCAATCAAATTCCAACATAATAATTCTTTGGTCATTTGTTTAGGATAAGGAGGCTGTGGGAGACTGGCGTAAGAACATTGAGGATAAGGCTGGCATGGGCGGCAGGAAGAAGATGTTCGAGTCTGAGGCTTAAACAGGCAGCCATTTTACTTCTGAAGTTGATTTCTGATGGACTTTCTATTGCACGTTTCACTGTCAAAAAGTGCTTTTGCATTCAAACTACACATCCAACAAACCGTAACTACTCTAATCATAATATTGAGACTGCCATGTACTACATGAACTATACTCACCTTAACCAATAAATTTTGGAAGACAAACTCTGTCATCTGATCATTCCCTTCATTCATCTGATCATTCCTCTACACAATTTctcattttaagaaaaatattaataatcttttatctttttatcttCATTCACTAAAAGATTAAATGTATATTTCTCTGCAGCCGTTGTACctcataactgaactaaaatcATCAACCATGATGCTCACTGCATAGCAACATTTCATTTTCATAATGAGCAGCAAATGAAATGACCGTTTTTATTCTCTTtttgtcttcttttgtttttaagagATCTGTTGACCCTGACGTTGATGAAATTAAGAATGTGTGTATCTATTCTCTGATTAATCTATGCAGCACCACTGTATGAAATGATTATAGGATTCTGATCAGCAGCAGATGGAAATAAAAGAAGAGGATTAAGAGGCTGTTTGGGTAAGTGACATCAACAAATTTGTGTGTACTTGTGTATCTTGATATTCACTGTTGAAGAGGCAAGCCTAACAGAAAAACAATAAAcagctttaaatcatattaaatacAGAATTTTTCTCTGAGGGTTGTATTTGGGACTAAGGATAGAGAATAGATTATAGTTTGTACAGTGTAAATCTCATAATGTTCAAAGACAGTCAGCATAAAACATGGCAACTCAACTTgtatatgttgttgttttatgtgtcTGTACTTGTTTAGGTATATTTCTGAGAGTCAAATTAACTTTGAAAATATCATGACAACAATCAACACTTATATtaacttataatataatataataaagtagaaAATACCATTTTTTTCTACTTaaaatgtcagattttatttagtattcattcattaattttccttcggcttagtccgttgTTTATCAggcgttgccacagcggaatgaacctaaCTCaacccttccagccccaacccagtactgggaaacaaccatacacagtcattcacacacacacaaacacattgatacactacagccaatttagttcatccaatttacctatagcgcatgtgtttggactgtggggaaaaccggagcacccagagaaaacccacgtgaagaacttgcaaactccagacagaaatgccaactaatccagtcgggactcaaaccagcgaccttcttgctgtaaggggacagtgctaaccaccaagccaccatgccacccttctTTCAATATTCCATTGTGAATTACCAATTAACAATTTCcgcttaaaaaaatgtattccaGACTATTTTAGATAAAATGAAAGTTTGTGAACCCCTTTAAGAATCTGTGAAAATGGGAAGCTTTTTGGCAAAACAATATAAGTCATAcaaaatgaatgttattttttttgtactgtcctgaataaaatattttgcatTAAATATGTTTACATGCTCACAAGACTAAAACATAGCTGAAATGATTAAAAGAACCCCCTGCAAaagattgtgttttgtttttaatactgtCTCTGTGTGGTTGCCAGATAACATTATTTTGCTTTGTGGTGGTTATTCATGAGTCCTTTGTTCTGAACAGTGAAACAGCCTGCTCTTCATACAAATCCTTCATGTCCTGAAGATTCTTCAGTTTTTCCAGCATATTTTGCACATTTGAAACCTTTCCAGCAGTGGGGGCTATCATTGGGagtttgaacatttttaaatagtgTTGTTTGAGTTCCTCTGTTATCCTATTATATATGAAAAGATGCATCTCAAAATCATACAGAAACTGCTGGAATAGTTTAAACACACTGAAGATGATAGAAAACTGAATGTGTTCAAAAAGCTTATCTTGTTTGTAAATCTGTTATTGgttcatatacagtgctcagcataaataattatatatatagtttttttttttacccatttctcagtgaacagctatatccattaaaataaaaggTTGGTCACCTTACTTCTTGAGGAACAGCAaggtaaatacatttaaattcaaatgagttattgaaaaaataaaaaaaaaactacaaaattgtaacaatttttagtatttttttatgtttatgaaaAAATCGATTTAATATTTCCCCCAACATTATTTTTGGGTGCACTAATTGTTGGACCGtgatcttaatttttttgttaaagctCTAGATTTTGCTTcggcactgactaatctaatgtttatgccCACATATTACTTTGTAAAGCATTCAATTCAAAAATACTGATTTAACAAAGAGATCTCCAAGGGCTGTACTCATTTATTCTGAGCATTGGATACCCGacagtcattttttattttaaattagatcaGGACAGTCTGGAAGTGGAGTGAAAGagaatataacaacaacaataacaattaaaGTAACACATACTAAGAAATGGGGTGTGtatattgtttaatttataaGATAGACAGGGCAATATTAGGGGTATAACTTTTCTGTGCAAACTGTATGGATGCATCCTGTCCAGATACCAAAAGATATCTGTCACCCTCATGTGGTTAAGAGAAGAAAAGCAACAATTCAAGGAACAGCAAAATAAGTTGTCAATGTGCCACAATAAAAGAAAGAATGCAGAGAGATCTTATGTCCATTCTAAATATAAtatgtagttaattttttttaacaaagtcaATAACGTTCaaaatttatatatgtatatagagcTCATCACTGCCACTAAATGCATGTAACCAAATAAATATGTTCTTTCCCTCCCACAGGAAACAGGGAATTACTTCACTATTTCATGACATCAAATGCAGATTTATCTTGTCTGATAAACAGTGCTTTGGCATATATTTTGaactgaaatatttatattaaaatacaatgaataaatattattttctatttaaaattaCAGCTAAGCTATCTATACATAACTAATGCCAATTTGTAACCCTATCAACGCAAATGTGTCTTTAAATGTGTCTTATTCATTTCggaatgttattattaataaactatatgCAATTAGTATtataatacacaataaatacatgtatgaaTTGAATGGATTACATTCATATTACTTAATGtgataatgtgtgtgtgcttctctTATTCATAATGTTTTCAATGTCCTCACATTGAAATAGCCCATTATACAGAAAGAAGAAATTTGTAACTGTAAAACTGCAGAATGTTTTCTGTAAGTATTGGTGCAGAATGAACATCAGTTCTGAAGTCACAATGTAGCaaatataaaattgaaataaagcaGAAAATATCATCTATTGTTTAGTAGGTGGGAAAAAAGAAGAACTTTGATGAAGCTAATTCTTATGTGTGCGCGAAGAGACCAATTTCACAATCCCAAACTCCTTTTTGGTTGTTGCTGGATGACGCAATCAGATGTACACATATGTAGGCCCTAAAGATCACATtaattgtatgtgtgtttatataaaaaaatgctaaatatcattgtacacacacacacacacacacacacacacacacacaaacctcatCCAACAGGCGTTAACTGTGGACGCAAGAGAAATctgtctgaaagggatgtccAGCTGTTAACCCAGATTGTCTCTAAAAACAAAACCACAGCTGCacaactcactgcagaattaaatgtgggCTGTGGACAACGTGAAACATGTGTTGTTCTTTGATGAGTCTACATGCGGGTGAGATATTGTGTGGAGAAGCACCAAAAAAGCATTCCACCCAAAAAAGCATTCCACCATTCcacatgcccagag contains:
- the tnni2b.2 gene encoding troponin I type 2b (skeletal, fast), tandem duplicate 2; the protein is MSDKKMTSSRRHHLKSLILGIAKDLLSAEQKQTEVDRVNYMEEKCPPLSLPGSVQELQELCKELHQKIDVVDEERYDMSLKVAKSDKEIEDLKIKVQDLIGKFKKPALKKVRMSADSMLQALLGSKHKVSLDLRANLKQVKKEVKEEDKEAVGDWRKNIEDKAGMGGRKKMFESEA